One Isoptericola dokdonensis DS-3 genomic window, CGTCCGGCGCGCCGTCGCCCAGGGTCGCGCACCACCGGGTCAGCGTCTGCCACTGTGCTGCCAGGGCGTGCTCGGTGCTGCCGAGGGGGTCCTTGAAGAAGAACCCCAGCTCTCCCAGCGGTCCGGCGAGCCCGACCTCGTGGGCGCGGGCGACGAGGCGGGCGAGGTCGAGCACGAGCGGCGCGGCGAGGGCCGAGTCGCAGCCCTCCCACGTGACCTGCATCCGCATGCGGGTGCCGAGGAAGCCCTCGAAGGTCACGTGGTCCCAGGCGGTCTTCCAGTCGCCCAGGTCGGCGACGTGGTCGATGCGGACGGGACCCTCGACGGGGTAGCCGAGCACCGCCTCGACCGTCATCGCCTTGGTGGCCGTCTTGCTGGCCGCCGCGGCCGGGTCGGCGAGGGTGCGGCCGTCGCCGCCGCCGAGGATGTTGAACGCGGACCACGACCTCACCGCCAGGGCACGGGTCGCGAACATCGGCGCGAGGGTCGCCTTGAGCAGCGTCTCGCCGGTCTTGCCGTCGCGGCCCGCCCACGGCAGGTGCAGGGTCTTGGCCAGCTCCTCCAGCGCGGGGGTGCGCGGCCCGGTGGACGGCGTGAAGCAGACGACGGGGCAGCCGGCGCGGAACGACGCGTACGCGTAGAGCGACGACGGCGGCAGCGGCGCGGTGCCGTCGTCGAGGCGGCGTTCCAGCTCGGCGAGGGTGCCCACGGTGTGGGCCTGCGGTGCGGGCGGCTCGGTGCTGGTGAGGTCGACGACGACGACGCGCTCCAGGTCGTGCGCGGCGCGGAACTCCTCCAGGTCGGCCTGGAGCCGGTCGGCGGTCGCCCGGTCGGCGGTCCCGGTGGCACCGGGGCGGACGCGGGCGTCGACGGCGGCGAGGTCGTCGGCCAGCGCGGCCACCGTGGCGGCGGGCACCACGCCCGAGGCGGCGAGCTCGTGGGCGCGGTCGAGCATGCTGCCGCCGACGTCGTGGCCGCCGATCACGAGGTCGCCGATGCCGACCAGACCGGCGCGAGCGACCTCGGGCAGCTCGCTGACCAGGCCGGTCACGGGGGCTTGGCCGCGCGCGAGCGCGAGGGCGCCGAGGGTGGCTGTCGTGGCGACCGACCCGCGGGCACCGAGGAACCACAGGCCGGTGCGTCGTCGCGGCGGCGTGCTGGAGTCGTCGTAGACCATGGTCCGCACGCTACGCCACTTATGATTTCTGTCAAGCAAATGTCGATGGGCTGACGACAAATCTGTACGCAGCGCCCTTGCGGGTGGAGCGCAGCCCCGGCACAGTCGGGGCGTGGACGTCTCGCCCGCGGCGCTCGGACGCGCCACCCTGGCCCGCCAGCACCTGCTGGGACGGAGCGACCTGCCCGTGCCCGAGGCCGTGCGCGCCGTCGCCGCCGTCCAGGCGCAGGAGCCCGCCGCACCGTACCTTGCCCTGTGGAACCGCGTGGCCGGGTTCGACCCGGCCGACCTCGACGACGCGTTCGCCACCGGCACCGTCGTGCGCTCCACCCTCGTGCGGGTCACCCTGCACGCCGTCCACGCCGACGACTGGGCGTCGTTCCACCGCGCCGTCACCGACCCGCTGCGCGGGTCCCGGCTGTACGACCGCCGGTTCGCGCCCGCCGAGCTCACCCCCGCCGAGGTGAACGACGTCCGCGACGCCCTGCTCGCCTTCGCCGCCGAGCCCCGGACGCAGGACGAGCTGACGGCCGAGCTGACGCGGATGCTGGGCGCCGAGCGCGCCCCGGCCGCCTGGTTCGCGCTGCGCACCTTCGCACCGCTGCACCACGTCCCCACCGGGCCACCCTGGTCGTACACACCCACCCGCCGCCGGTACCGGGCCGGTGCGACGACGGGCGCCGACGCCTCCCCGCCCGGCGACGACCCCGCCGTCGTGCACCTGCTGCGCCGCTACCTCGAGGCGTTCGGCCCGGCGTCGGAGGCGGACTTCGGGCGGTTCGCCCTGCTGCGCCGCCCCTTCACCGGCCCGGCCGTCGAGGCGCTGCGCGACGAGCTCGTCGTCCTGTCCGGGAAGGGCCCGAGGGCACTGCTCGACCTGCCCGACGCCCCGCGACCGCCCGCCGACACCCCCGCCCCGCCGCGGCTGCTCGGCATGTGGGACTCCGTGCTGCTCGCGCACGCCGACCGCACGCGCGTGCTGCCCGAGGAGCACCGCACGCACGTCATCCGCCGCAACGGCGACACCCTGCCCGCCGTGCTCGTCGGCGGGCGGGTCGTCGGGGTGTGGCGCGCCACCGTCGACGGCGTCGACGCGGCGCTGTTCGAGCCGGTCGGGCGCGCGGACCTCGACGGTCTCGAAGCGGAGGCCGCCGCCCTGCGCACCTTCCTCGCCGACCGCGAGCCCGCCGTGTTCAGCCGGTACCGCCGCTGGTGGGAGCAGCTCCCCGCCGACGACGTCCGGCACCTCGCGTGATGACGCCCTTCCTCAAGGTGTACATCAGACGTAAGATCTGTCCATGAAGACGGTTCCTGTACCGGAGGACCTCGACTCCCTCCCGCGCCTGAAGGTCTCCGAGTTCCGCAGCCGGCTCAACGACGTCAACGCGGACAGCGGCCCGGTCCTGGTCGTCGCCCGAGACCGACCCAAGTTCGTCGTGGTGCCGGTCGCCGACATCGACGAGCTGACGAACGAGCGGTTCGCCGCCGCGATGGGAGTCCTGCGCCGTCTCATGCCCCCGGAGGCCGTCGAGTCCGAGCTCGCCGAGCTCGAGGCCCTGCGCGACTCCGAGGGCACCGTCCTCGACCTGGCCGAGGACCTCGACCGGTGAGAGCGCTGCTCGACACGAACGTCCTCGTCTCGATGCCCGACGTCGTCGTCCAGGAGATCGACCGGTATCGAGCCTCGACGGTGTCGCGCGCCGAGCTGGAGTTCGGCGTCAGCGCGGCAGCGCTGCGCGGGCAGGAACAGATCGCGACCATGCGTCGCCTGCGGCTCGACGCCTTGGACGACGCCGGGATCTGGCTCCCTTTCGACGCGCGCGCCTCCCGGGAGTACGGCGCTGCCGCAGCGCGGGTGCTGGCCGGCGGGGCGGTCGCCTCACGTGCCCGCCACAAGGACGGCCTCATCGCCGCCCATGCGCTCGCGCTGGAGGCACCGGTCATGACGTACAACGTCGCCGACCTCGAGCGTCTCGGGGTACGGGTCCTGCTGCCGCCGGCCTGACGCCGAGGTCAGCAGGCGACGCAGGGCACCTCGTCGCCCGCCGCCGTGCCGGTGCGACCGGCACCGACGAACCGGCGACGATCACGGACCGCGGCGCGAGCGACGGCCGCCCGCTCGGCCCAGGTGAGGCGGCGGGCGTCGAGCCGGAACGTCGTCGCGGCGGCCGCGTCGGACGTCAGCGCCCGCACCTTCTCCGGCGTGCAGCGGCCGTACTTGGCCCGGAAGGCCGCGTCCAGCGGGCCGTGCACCTCCGGCGCCACCTCGGCCAGCAGCACCGGGTGCTCGACACCGGCCACGACCACGTGGGCCCGCTGCCCGTGCGTCCCCGACGAGCGCGTACCGCCGGGCATCGACCGGACGTACAGGTGCCGGCCGAGCGCGACCAGCCACGTGGTGACCCCCGGCCCGTCGTCGGTGCGCAGGCGCACGGTGGGCGTCGTCGCGAGGTCTCGCAGGCTGGTGGTGGCAGACATGGTCGTCTCCTCGCGGTGGTGCGGTCGGGTGGTCGTCACGGGCGTCGGATGGATAGAGGTGTCCTTCGTCAGGGGTGGGGGTCGACGTGTCCAACCCCGCGGGACGCCACCGCATTCCCCGCCACCCGGCACCTCGTCGTCACCGCGGGGGCCCGGGTGGGTAGCGTGCGGTCCATGACCACCCACGACCTCCCGTCCTCCCCCGGCTCGGTGGTGGCGCACGCCGCCGGCGCCGCGCTGCTGGTCAACGCGGTGCCGCACGGCGTGCACGCCCTGTCCGGCTCGTCGTTCCCGAGCCCGTTCGCCGACCCTCCGGGCGTCGGTCCGTCGACGCCGACCGAGAACCTCGTGTGGTCCGGCACCAACGCGGTCGCCGGCGCCTGCCTGCTGCTGGGTGTGGGCCGGTTCCGGTTCGGGGCGAACCTCGACACGCTGGTCACCGTGACCGCGGGGCTGCTCGCCGCCTACGGCATCTCGCGCCACTTCACGGGCGTCGCGGCGCGGGCGGCGTCCGACGACGTCACCCCGGGAACGGCAGCCTGAACCGCACGTCGGACACCGGGACGACGAGGGTGGAACCGTCGTCCGTCCACCGCTCGGGGACGAGGAACAGCGTCCCGTCCCCCTCCGCGAGCAGCCGCAGACCGGTGTAGCGGAACCGGAACCGGTCGCCGTCGTCGGCCCGCAGCGGCTCCTGGGTGACGACGTCGTCGCCGAGCTGGAGCCGCTGCTCCGTGTCCAGGACGACGGCGGGCAGCACACCGAGGTCGGCGGCGAGGTCCGACGCCTGCGTGTACCCGGCCCACTGCGCGATCGTGGCCGTCGCCCAGAACAGGGCGGCCACCACCGTGAGCACCAGCAGCACCTCGACCGTCCGCACCGGGTCCGCCGCGCGCACCACCCCCGTGCGGCCGCTCCCGGGCGCGTGGCTCGCCAGCACCAGCCCGTAGGTCGCCAGCGCCGCCCCGCAACCCAGCACCGTCGGCGCGACGAGCGGGTACAGGACCCAGTCGCCCACCGCCGGGAAGGCCAGCACCAGCGCGACGCCGAGCAGCAGCACGACCGACCCGACGGCCACCAGGGTGCGGGCCGTGCGCCGGTGCCGCGCGGCGTCCGCGGCGGCCAGGCGGCGACGCACCACGCCGTCGGCGAGCAGCAGCGCCGCCCCGCCGAGCAGCAGCACGAGCATCGGGACGAGCAGCACGCCGGGACTGCGCATGACGAAGTCCTGCGTGCCGAGCCCGAGCAGGTCGACGTCGACCCCGAAGTACTCCAGCTGGGCCTGCGTGTGCACGTACCCGAAGTAGAACAGCACCGCCGTCACCAGGGTCACCGGCGCGACGACGCCGCCCACCACCGACCAGACGTGCGCGAACGTCCCGCGGCGGGTGTCGTCCGCGGCGGGGCCGGTCACGACGTCCCGCTCTCCTCGGTGGACCCGCCGCCGGTGTCGCCGTCGTCGTCCGTGTCCGTGCCGCCGCCGTCGCCGGCGCCGGCGCCCTCGTCGGTGTCCGGGGAGGACGACCCGACCGGCCACCCCTCCGGTGCGCTCATCGTCCACACGGCACCCTCGCCGAGAGCGGCGCGGTAGGCCTCGCAGGCCTCCTCCGACTCGCAGGTGGCGTAGGCGGTGGCGACGACGTCGACGGTCTCGGCTGTCGGTGAGTCGGGGCGGACGGCGACCGTGCAGCCGCTGCTGCCGACGTCGAGCGTCGCGCCGCTGCACGTGGCCGAGCCGGGGCAGCCGACGTCGACCACGCCCGCCGCGGTCGCGGCGACGTCGGTGATCGTCACCTCGACGCCGTCGGGCGGCGTGGCCTGGAGGAACGCCTCGCCGCACCAGGCGTCGTCGACGAGCACGAACTGCTCCCCGCCGATCGGCAGCCCGGCGAGCTCGATGCGCGGCGTGCCGTTCCCGCCACCGCCACCGTTCCCGTTGCCGTTGCCGTTGCCGTTGCCGTTGCCGTTGCCACCGGTGGTCTCCTCGGCGGTCGGGCCGACGTCGTCGTCCGGGGGCGAGGTGACGATGCCGCACCCGGCGGAGACGGTGAGCAGCAGCGCCGCGGCCAGCGCGGCGAGTCGTCGCGACATCGTCCGTCACCCCCCTGCCTCGTGGTGGCCGGGGCGCCCACGGGCGCACCGGCCCTCGTCTCTGGGGAGGCGGGCCCGGGACCTGCTGATACGTCAGTGCCGGCGACGCCCCAGCCACTTGACGGCCTCGACGAGGCCGAACACGACGACGGACAGGCCGGCGCACCTGGCCCAGGCCCCGATGCCGATGGCGGCGGAGTCGAACCAGTCGTGCATGACGGGCACGTAGACGAACACGCACTGCAGCACGACGAGCGCGACGGCGGAGATCCAGATGACGCGGTTCCCGCGCAGCACGTCGAGGGTGAGGCTGGAGCGGTCGAGGAACCGGCAGTTGAACAGGTAGGCGAGCTGGCCGAGGGCGAGCATGGTGACGGCGGTGGTCTGCGCCTCGGCCAGCGGGGCGCCCTGGGCCCGCTCCCAGGAGAACAGCGCCATGGTGGCGCCGCCGATGAGCAGCGACACGACGAGGATGCGGCGCAGGAACACGGCGTCGAGGATGTTCGCGGCCGGGTCGCGGGGGGCGCGGCGCATGACGTCGGGCTCGGCGCGCTCGTACGCGAGGCCGAGGGACAGGGTGACGGCGGTGATCATGTTGATCCACAGCACCTGCACGGGCGAGAGCGGCAGGGTGAGGCCGAACAGCACCGCGACGAGGATGACGAGCGACTGGGCGCCGTTGGTCGGCAGGAGGAACAGCACCGACTTGCGGATGTTGTCGTAGATCCGCCGCCCCTCCTCGACGGCCCGCTCGATGGTCGCGAAGTTGTCGTCCGCGAGCACGACCTCCGCGGCCTCCTTGGTGGCCTCGGTGCCCTTGATGCCCATGGCGACGCCCACGTCGGCCTGGGTGAGCGCGGGGGCGTCGTTGACGCCGTCGCCCGTCATCGCGACGACCTCGCCGTGGGCCTGGAGGGCGGAGACGATGCGGATCTTGTGCTCGGGGCTGGTGCGGGCGTAGACGTCGACGTCGCGGA contains:
- a CDS encoding inositol-3-phosphate synthase, whose protein sequence is MVYDDSSTPPRRRTGLWFLGARGSVATTATLGALALARGQAPVTGLVSELPEVARAGLVGIGDLVIGGHDVGGSMLDRAHELAASGVVPAATVAALADDLAAVDARVRPGATGTADRATADRLQADLEEFRAAHDLERVVVVDLTSTEPPAPQAHTVGTLAELERRLDDGTAPLPPSSLYAYASFRAGCPVVCFTPSTGPRTPALEELAKTLHLPWAGRDGKTGETLLKATLAPMFATRALAVRSWSAFNILGGGDGRTLADPAAAASKTATKAMTVEAVLGYPVEGPVRIDHVADLGDWKTAWDHVTFEGFLGTRMRMQVTWEGCDSALAAPLVLDLARLVARAHEVGLAGPLGELGFFFKDPLGSTEHALAAQWQTLTRWCATLGDGAPDAGGAAASDGAA
- a CDS encoding winged helix DNA-binding domain-containing protein is translated as MDVSPAALGRATLARQHLLGRSDLPVPEAVRAVAAVQAQEPAAPYLALWNRVAGFDPADLDDAFATGTVVRSTLVRVTLHAVHADDWASFHRAVTDPLRGSRLYDRRFAPAELTPAEVNDVRDALLAFAAEPRTQDELTAELTRMLGAERAPAAWFALRTFAPLHHVPTGPPWSYTPTRRRYRAGATTGADASPPGDDPAVVHLLRRYLEAFGPASEADFGRFALLRRPFTGPAVEALRDELVVLSGKGPRALLDLPDAPRPPADTPAPPRLLGMWDSVLLAHADRTRVLPEEHRTHVIRRNGDTLPAVLVGGRVVGVWRATVDGVDAALFEPVGRADLDGLEAEAAALRTFLADREPAVFSRYRRWWEQLPADDVRHLA
- a CDS encoding type II toxin-antitoxin system prevent-host-death family antitoxin, which codes for MKTVPVPEDLDSLPRLKVSEFRSRLNDVNADSGPVLVVARDRPKFVVVPVADIDELTNERFAAAMGVLRRLMPPEAVESELAELEALRDSEGTVLDLAEDLDR
- a CDS encoding PIN domain-containing protein, which encodes MRALLDTNVLVSMPDVVVQEIDRYRASTVSRAELEFGVSAAALRGQEQIATMRRLRLDALDDAGIWLPFDARASREYGAAAARVLAGGAVASRARHKDGLIAAHALALEAPVMTYNVADLERLGVRVLLPPA
- a CDS encoding DUF2255 family protein — its product is MSATTSLRDLATTPTVRLRTDDGPGVTTWLVALGRHLYVRSMPGGTRSSGTHGQRAHVVVAGVEHPVLLAEVAPEVHGPLDAAFRAKYGRCTPEKVRALTSDAAAATTFRLDARRLTWAERAAVARAAVRDRRRFVGAGRTGTAAGDEVPCVAC